One Aulosira sp. FACHB-615 DNA segment encodes these proteins:
- a CDS encoding DUF2256 domain-containing protein, which produces MGRYRSKSDLPTKICPVCQRPFTWRKKWQDCWDEVKYCSERCRRRRSEAKTE; this is translated from the coding sequence ATGGGGCGCTATCGTTCTAAATCTGACCTACCTACAAAAATCTGCCCTGTATGTCAACGTCCCTTCACTTGGCGAAAAAAGTGGCAAGATTGCTGGGATGAAGTGAAATATTGCTCAGAACGTTGCCGCCGTCGCCGTTCTGAAGCAAAAACAGAGTAA
- a CDS encoding ATP-binding sensor histidine kinase, with the protein MLSLPNYTLTEELYNGSRTIVYRGYRKTDSLKVVIKFLKNSYPNYQELLSFCNQYTITKNLNSPLIIQTYSLESYQNGYVLVMEDFGGISLKQWLLQQNPASLQEFLEITISLCDALDLLYQEGIIHKDIKPSNILINPESKQVKLIDFSIATLLPRESQTLVNPNILEGTLAYISPEQTGRMNRGIDYRTDFYSLGVTFYELLTGELPFQSNDAMELVHSHIAKMPPSLENRRLTERSRSERSRSEQNPGDRREEIPKVLCDIVMKLMAKNAEDRYQSALGLKYDLEKCLRQLKETGEIENFIIGQRDLCDRFLIPDQLYGREAEIDTLLQAFTRVSQSATEIMLVSGFSGIGKTAVVNEVHKPIVKQHGYFIKGKFDQFNRNIPFSAFVQAFRDLIGQLLTESDAQIQQWQSKILAAIGDSGQVIINVIPELEQILGKQPPVPELSGISAENRFYFIWQKFIKVFTTNEHPLVLFLDDLQWADIASFKLMQLLMTDTTHLLLIGAYRDHEVSPIHPLMLTLAELEKKHTTIHQLHLLPLSQEQVNQLVADTLKCPENLAWPLSQLIAQKTHGNPFFTTQFLKALHQDQLIQFNYDLGCWECDITKVSQQAVTNDVVTFMTFQLQRLPLATQYVLQLAAYIGNQFDLTTLAIVAETSEIEVAADLWKALQEGLILPTNNIYKFYQRDVNDEVIINHDHQNHQISVQYRFLHDRIQQAAYSLIPLEQKQKTHYRIGKLLLQKVSPSAREGRIFEIVNQLNQGVDLITQVTEKEELAQLNLMACRKAKAATAYQAAREYVSVGLSLLCPQAWQLQYDISLAFHELAAELAMLCGDFFTMELFVNQVIQQAKSLPEKIQVYRIKIQSLVSQNKFSAAIAIAQTILQQLGVTLKDTPTPADIQQEIQEINQLIGDRKIADLVHLPLMTDATKLAIVQIASSIMSVAYLAGSPLFPLLVSLSVKTSIQYGNTPATGYIYCSYSVLCNFLQDVDTAIEFEQLALQLTTKLDAKAAKPQVCLLLGLYIRQRKSHIQESLPLLQEGYSIALEVGELEFAGHNAHNFCFYAFCCSQSLINLEQETRAYSNGLMQLNQLTTANYCRIYWQAILNLLGFTENPTILSGEALQEDEFISLLQSANDGYGLYIFSLYKLMLCFWFAEIESAENYALEVKRYFMAGAGLVSEPVFYFYDSLLALAQIDEKLITLERVAENQTKLQHWAHHAPMNHQHKVDLIEAEKHRIFGKLYEAGDFYDRAIAGAKTNGYIQEEALANELAAKFYLNWGKEKIAAGYMQEAYYCYARWGAKAKVTDLEKHYPQLLHLILQQQKNDFNFLENIAPHNVTLSTRTSSSNSTSYSEILDLTSVIKAAQAISSSLELNELIANLLKIILENSGAKKAILLLPQNHTWQVQAITVIENEKLNTILEPQLLETCPDIPKRIIHYIKNTQKTLVIENCQTDIPGVIGEYMLQHQPQSVLCMPIVNQGHLVGLLYLENKLTAGVFTQERVQVIKLLASQAAISLENAQLFQKAQQALQDSLLKQFSIDRASIGIWWIEEDASIFYVNDAACKDLGYRQDEIIGKNIFDFDAGFPQEFWEEHWQSLSQKGFCVFESYHRHKDGHIFPVEVTVDYVEFNGKAYNFAFSRNISEQQAALRERKQAEAAVKQKSEALEAALQNLQQAQLQMVQSEKMSALGNLVAGVAHEMNNPLGFIAASLKQTQPTIVEIFEHLRLYQASLPNPSEEIQEHAEEIDLDYSLEDLPKVINSMIVACDRLKNISTSLRTFSRADQDYKVSFNIHEGIDSTILILRHRLKANEKRPAIEVITDYGNIPAIDCFPGQLNQVFMNILANAIDALEEVKIDKHQGIRHQISIQTSLINRYVEIKIADNGIGMNEEVRGKIFDNLFTTKSVGKGTGLGLAIARQIIVEKHGGSIECNSSPGQGTEFVILIPISQ; encoded by the coding sequence ATGCTCAGTCTTCCCAACTACACACTCACCGAAGAACTATACAATGGCTCCAGAACCATAGTTTATCGAGGATATCGAAAAACTGACTCATTAAAAGTAGTCATCAAATTTCTGAAAAATTCTTACCCAAACTATCAGGAACTATTATCATTTTGTAATCAGTACACTATTACAAAAAATCTCAATTCTCCTCTCATTATTCAAACCTATAGCCTAGAATCTTATCAAAACGGTTATGTGCTGGTAATGGAAGATTTTGGTGGCATCTCTCTCAAACAATGGCTACTGCAACAAAACCCAGCATCTCTACAAGAGTTTTTAGAAATCACAATTTCACTATGCGATGCACTTGATTTGCTCTATCAAGAGGGCATCATCCATAAAGACATTAAACCCAGCAATATTTTAATAAATCCCGAAAGCAAACAAGTAAAACTAATCGACTTTAGCATCGCAACATTACTCCCAAGAGAAAGCCAAACTCTAGTTAACCCAAATATCTTAGAAGGAACCCTCGCCTACATTTCCCCAGAACAAACAGGAAGAATGAATCGAGGTATTGACTACCGCACAGACTTCTACTCCTTGGGAGTAACATTTTACGAACTACTTACAGGAGAACTACCATTTCAATCAAACGATGCAATGGAATTGGTACATTCTCACATTGCGAAAATGCCACCTAGTCTAGAAAACAGGAGGCTCACTGAGCGAAGTCGAAGTGAGCGAAGTCGAAGTGAGCAAAATCCAGGAGATAGAAGAGAAGAAATACCAAAAGTTTTATGCGATATTGTGATGAAACTAATGGCGAAAAATGCCGAAGACAGATATCAAAGCGCCTTGGGATTAAAATATGATTTAGAAAAATGCTTGCGTCAACTCAAAGAAACAGGTGAGATAGAGAATTTTATCATTGGACAGAGGGACTTGTGCGATCGCTTCCTCATCCCTGATCAACTCTATGGCAGAGAAGCCGAAATAGATACCCTCTTACAAGCATTTACAAGAGTCAGTCAAAGCGCCACAGAAATCATGTTAGTTTCCGGCTTTTCGGGAATTGGCAAAACAGCCGTCGTCAACGAAGTACATAAACCCATCGTCAAACAACATGGTTATTTCATTAAAGGTAAATTTGACCAATTTAATCGCAACATCCCCTTTAGCGCCTTCGTCCAAGCATTCCGCGACTTAATCGGGCAATTATTAACAGAAAGCGATGCCCAAATTCAGCAATGGCAAAGCAAAATCTTAGCAGCCATTGGCGACAGTGGACAAGTCATCATTAATGTCATTCCCGAACTAGAACAAATTCTCGGTAAACAACCACCAGTCCCAGAACTCTCAGGTATAAGCGCCGAAAATCGATTTTATTTCATCTGGCAAAAATTCATCAAAGTCTTTACAACTAACGAACATCCCCTAGTATTATTCCTCGATGATTTGCAATGGGCTGATATCGCATCATTCAAATTAATGCAGCTATTAATGACTGACACCACCCATTTATTATTAATTGGTGCTTATCGAGACCATGAAGTCAGTCCCATACATCCATTAATGTTAACTTTGGCTGAACTTGAAAAAAAACACACAACAATTCATCAATTACACTTATTACCCCTCAGCCAAGAACAAGTTAATCAATTAGTAGCCGATACCCTGAAATGTCCTGAAAACTTAGCTTGGCCTCTGTCACAACTGATAGCACAAAAAACCCACGGTAATCCCTTTTTTACCACACAGTTTCTCAAAGCCCTGCATCAAGATCAACTGATTCAATTTAACTATGACTTGGGCTGTTGGGAATGCGACATCACAAAAGTTAGTCAACAAGCAGTGACAAATGATGTAGTCACCTTCATGACATTTCAGTTACAAAGATTGCCATTAGCAACGCAATATGTCTTACAGTTAGCCGCGTATATTGGCAATCAATTTGATTTGACAACCTTAGCCATTGTGGCGGAGACATCAGAAATTGAAGTGGCGGCAGATTTATGGAAAGCATTACAGGAAGGGTTAATTTTACCGACGAATAATATTTATAAGTTTTATCAAAGAGATGTGAATGATGAAGTCATCATCAACCATGACCATCAAAATCATCAAATATCAGTCCAATATCGATTTTTACACGACCGCATCCAACAAGCAGCTTATTCATTAATTCCTTTAGAACAAAAACAAAAAACTCATTACCGCATCGGCAAACTACTGTTACAAAAAGTTTCTCCCAGCGCGAGGGAAGGGCGAATTTTTGAAATTGTCAATCAATTAAATCAGGGTGTAGATTTAATTACCCAAGTCACTGAAAAAGAGGAACTTGCCCAACTTAATTTGATGGCTTGTCGCAAAGCTAAAGCCGCCACTGCTTATCAAGCGGCGCGGGAGTATGTCTCGGTGGGATTATCTTTGTTATGTCCCCAAGCTTGGCAACTGCAATATGACATCTCTCTGGCTTTTCATGAATTAGCTGCTGAGTTGGCTATGCTTTGCGGTGATTTTTTCACTATGGAACTGTTTGTGAATCAAGTGATTCAGCAGGCAAAATCCTTACCGGAAAAAATACAGGTTTACCGGATTAAAATTCAGTCTCTTGTCTCCCAGAATAAATTTAGCGCAGCCATTGCGATCGCTCAAACAATTTTGCAACAACTGGGCGTAACCTTAAAAGACACACCCACACCAGCCGATATTCAACAAGAAATCCAAGAAATTAACCAACTAATTGGCGACAGAAAAATTGCAGATTTAGTTCATCTCCCCTTAATGACAGATGCCACAAAACTGGCAATTGTGCAAATCGCTAGTAGCATTATGTCTGTGGCTTACCTTGCTGGTTCTCCTTTGTTTCCCTTACTGGTTTCTTTATCAGTCAAAACATCTATTCAGTATGGAAACACACCCGCTACAGGTTATATTTATTGCTCCTATAGTGTGCTTTGTAATTTTTTGCAAGATGTCGATACAGCAATAGAGTTTGAGCAGTTAGCACTCCAACTCACCACCAAATTAGATGCGAAAGCAGCTAAACCGCAAGTATGTCTCCTCTTAGGACTGTATATTCGCCAACGCAAATCTCACATCCAAGAAAGCCTACCACTATTGCAAGAAGGCTATAGCATAGCACTAGAAGTTGGTGAATTAGAATTTGCTGGACATAACGCCCACAATTTTTGCTTTTATGCTTTTTGTTGCAGTCAGTCTTTAATTAATTTGGAACAAGAAACTCGCGCTTACAGCAATGGGTTGATGCAGCTTAACCAATTAACCACCGCCAATTATTGCCGCATTTATTGGCAAGCAATTTTAAATTTACTTGGCTTCACGGAGAACCCGACAATTTTATCTGGAGAAGCCTTACAAGAAGATGAATTTATTTCCTTGTTGCAATCTGCGAATGATGGTTACGGATTATATATTTTCTCTTTATATAAGCTAATGCTTTGTTTCTGGTTTGCAGAAATAGAATCAGCCGAAAATTATGCACTTGAAGTCAAACGCTATTTCATGGCTGGTGCAGGATTAGTCAGTGAACCAGTGTTTTATTTTTATGATTCTCTGCTGGCTTTGGCACAGATAGATGAAAAATTAATCACTTTAGAACGTGTAGCCGAAAATCAAACTAAACTTCAACATTGGGCGCATCACGCACCCATGAATCATCAGCATAAAGTTGATTTAATCGAAGCGGAAAAACATCGGATATTCGGCAAATTATACGAAGCTGGAGATTTTTACGATCGCGCTATTGCAGGAGCTAAAACTAACGGTTACATCCAAGAAGAAGCTTTAGCTAACGAACTCGCAGCTAAATTTTACCTCAACTGGGGTAAAGAGAAAATTGCCGCAGGTTATATGCAAGAAGCATACTACTGTTATGCTCGCTGGGGTGCAAAAGCCAAAGTCACCGACTTAGAAAAACACTATCCCCAACTGTTGCATTTAATTTTGCAACAACAAAAAAATGACTTCAACTTCTTAGAAAATATTGCTCCCCATAACGTTACTTTATCAACTCGTACTTCTAGCAGCAATAGCACCAGTTATTCTGAAATTCTGGATCTGACTTCTGTAATCAAAGCGGCGCAAGCAATTTCCAGTTCTTTAGAATTAAATGAACTAATTGCCAATTTACTAAAAATTATTTTGGAAAACTCTGGTGCAAAAAAAGCTATATTGTTACTTCCTCAAAATCATACTTGGCAAGTACAAGCCATTACTGTGATTGAGAATGAAAAATTAAACACTATTCTGGAACCACAATTACTCGAAACTTGCCCAGATATTCCCAAAAGAATTATCCATTATATTAAGAATACCCAAAAAACACTGGTGATTGAAAATTGCCAAACAGATATACCAGGGGTAATAGGGGAATATATGCTGCAACATCAACCCCAGAGCGTGTTGTGTATGCCGATAGTGAATCAAGGCCATTTAGTTGGTTTGCTTTATTTAGAAAATAAATTAACTGCTGGGGTATTCACACAAGAACGTGTACAAGTTATTAAACTTCTGGCTTCCCAAGCGGCAATATCTCTAGAAAATGCCCAACTTTTCCAAAAAGCACAGCAAGCACTCCAAGATTCTTTACTCAAACAATTCTCAATTGATCGGGCATCTATTGGTATCTGGTGGATTGAAGAAGATGCCAGCATTTTTTATGTAAATGATGCAGCTTGTAAAGATTTGGGATATCGACAAGACGAGATTATTGGGAAAAATATTTTTGATTTTGATGCAGGTTTCCCGCAAGAATTCTGGGAAGAACATTGGCAATCATTATCTCAGAAAGGTTTTTGTGTATTTGAATCTTATCATCGACACAAAGATGGACATATTTTTCCTGTGGAAGTTACTGTTGACTATGTAGAATTTAATGGCAAAGCATATAACTTTGCCTTTAGTAGAAATATTAGCGAACAGCAAGCTGCACTTCGTGAACGCAAACAAGCTGAAGCAGCCGTTAAACAAAAATCCGAAGCATTAGAAGCAGCATTGCAGAATTTACAACAAGCTCAATTACAAATGGTGCAAAGCGAAAAAATGTCGGCTTTGGGTAATTTGGTCGCCGGCGTTGCCCATGAAATGAATAATCCTTTAGGTTTTATTGCTGCTAGTTTAAAACAAACTCAACCCACAATTGTGGAGATTTTTGAACATTTACGGCTTTATCAAGCAAGTTTACCAAACCCCAGTGAAGAAATCCAAGAACATGCTGAAGAAATTGATTTAGATTACAGTTTAGAAGACTTACCCAAGGTAATTAATTCGATGATTGTAGCTTGCGATCGCCTAAAAAATATCAGCACTAGTCTTCGCACTTTCTCTCGTGCTGATCAAGATTATAAAGTCAGTTTTAATATCCATGAAGGTATTGACAGCACAATCTTAATTCTGCGGCATCGTCTCAAAGCTAACGAAAAACGTCCAGCTATAGAAGTTATCACCGATTATGGCAATATACCTGCTATTGATTGCTTTCCTGGGCAGTTAAATCAGGTATTTATGAATATTCTGGCAAACGCCATTGATGCTTTAGAAGAAGTAAAAATTGATAAACATCAGGGAATTAGACATCAGATTTCAATTCAAACATCTCTGATAAATCGATATGTCGAAATTAAAATTGCTGATAACGGAATTGGGATGAATGAAGAAGTCAGAGGAAAAATATTTGACAACTTATTTACTACCAAAAGTGTAGGTAAAGGCACAGGTTTAGGACTGGCGATCGCTCGTCAGATTATTGTCGAAAAACATGGCGGTTCTATTGAATGTAATTCCTCACCAGGGCAAGGTACAGAATTTGTGATTTTAATTCCAATTAGCCAATAA
- a CDS encoding PAS domain S-box protein yields the protein MNNIPMQKEITLLRQQNADLQQQLAKLTSESHTRITQLEKELQDTKKLLENYQQAEIKLKADQAELLALFNAIEDVIIVVDSECRYLTIAPSCAPLLYKPPTEVIGKTAYEILPAQLADSFVACIQQVLKTKKNTKIEYSLPIGDQEVWFEGSVSVMDENSVVWIARDISDRKATEAALREQEAQYRSIFEAVSDGLSVLDLDTGKIVAANPAFCQIHGYTQEEFFYLDPTDFVHPSCFEKFGEFINVIKMGGEFHTQAVDIHKDGTCFDIEVTGKLLNYNGKPHALSVVRDISQRKQAEKEQRRLTAILEATTDIIGIADVNGNSCYLNQAGQKMLGIPASETDKFHISEFVEPSMLDKFQTESLPTLLQKGIWSGESKLLSRSGEQVPISQVMIAHKNEQGEIEFLSTIARDIRDRLQIEAQLRQQAEDLAQTLKELQRTQAQMVQAEKMSSLGQLVAGVAHEINNPVNFIHGNLTHLEEHTEDLLQVINLYQAMNLPEFETLSEEIDLDYIQQDLPKILQSMKIGTQRIRQIVLSLRNFSRMDEAEFKEVDIHEGIDSTLMILQHRLKEKPQFPEIQVIRDYGSLPLVECYAGQLNQVLMNILTNAIDALEMGTRKDELPTITIRTAVIDANWVTIAIADNGMGMSEQIQKQIFNPFFTTKPVGKGTGMGMSISYQIITEKHAGKLECYSQPGQGTEFVITIPICQPIMA from the coding sequence ATGAATAATATACCCATGCAAAAAGAAATTACTTTACTGCGTCAACAAAATGCTGATTTACAACAACAGTTAGCAAAATTGACTAGTGAATCACACACCAGAATTACTCAATTAGAAAAGGAACTGCAAGATACAAAAAAACTTTTAGAAAACTACCAGCAAGCCGAAATAAAACTCAAAGCTGATCAAGCCGAATTACTCGCATTGTTTAACGCTATCGAAGATGTAATTATTGTTGTTGATAGCGAGTGCAGATACTTAACAATTGCTCCTAGTTGTGCGCCATTACTGTATAAACCACCAACAGAAGTTATCGGTAAAACTGCCTATGAAATTTTACCGGCTCAACTAGCTGACAGTTTCGTAGCATGTATTCAACAGGTACTTAAAACAAAGAAAAATACCAAAATCGAATACAGCTTGCCCATTGGTGATCAAGAAGTTTGGTTTGAGGGTAGCGTTTCCGTGATGGATGAAAACAGTGTAGTTTGGATTGCTAGAGATATTAGCGATCGCAAAGCAACTGAAGCAGCATTACGTGAACAAGAAGCCCAGTATCGCAGTATTTTTGAGGCTGTTAGTGATGGCCTTAGTGTTCTTGATTTAGATACTGGTAAGATTGTCGCTGCTAATCCGGCTTTCTGTCAGATACACGGCTATACTCAAGAAGAATTTTTCTACTTAGACCCTACCGATTTTGTTCATCCCAGTTGTTTTGAGAAGTTTGGGGAGTTTATCAATGTCATTAAAATGGGAGGCGAATTTCACACTCAGGCGGTAGACATCCACAAAGATGGTACTTGTTTTGATATCGAAGTTACAGGAAAACTCTTGAACTACAATGGCAAACCCCATGCACTTTCGGTAGTGCGTGATATTAGCCAGCGTAAACAAGCCGAAAAAGAACAACGCAGATTAACCGCAATCCTGGAAGCAACCACAGACATCATTGGTATAGCTGATGTCAACGGAAATAGTTGCTATCTTAACCAAGCAGGGCAGAAAATGTTGGGTATTCCTGCTTCCGAAACTGATAAGTTCCATATCAGCGAGTTTGTAGAACCCTCGATGTTAGACAAATTTCAGACAGAAAGCCTACCAACTCTACTTCAGAAGGGTATCTGGTCGGGAGAGTCTAAGTTACTTAGTCGGAGTGGCGAACAAGTTCCCATTTCTCAGGTAATGATTGCCCATAAAAATGAACAGGGAGAAATAGAATTTTTATCAACCATCGCCCGTGATATTCGCGATCGCCTGCAAATCGAAGCCCAACTGCGACAACAAGCCGAAGATTTAGCCCAAACTCTAAAAGAACTGCAACGCACCCAAGCACAAATGGTTCAAGCGGAAAAAATGTCTAGCTTGGGACAATTAGTTGCGGGAGTTGCTCATGAAATCAACAATCCTGTAAATTTTATTCACGGTAATCTCACCCATTTAGAGGAACATACTGAAGATTTATTGCAGGTAATTAATTTATACCAAGCGATGAATCTGCCAGAATTTGAAACTTTGTCGGAGGAAATTGACTTAGATTACATTCAGCAAGACTTACCCAAAATTTTGCAATCTATGAAAATCGGCACTCAACGCATCCGTCAGATTGTCTTATCTCTACGTAACTTTTCACGTATGGATGAAGCCGAATTTAAAGAAGTCGATATTCACGAAGGTATAGATAGTACTTTAATGATTTTGCAACATCGTCTCAAGGAAAAGCCACAGTTTCCTGAAATTCAAGTGATTAGAGATTATGGTTCTTTACCTTTAGTAGAATGCTACGCCGGACAACTTAATCAGGTGTTGATGAATATTCTCACAAATGCCATTGATGCTTTAGAAATGGGAACGAGGAAAGATGAACTACCAACAATTACAATTCGGACTGCGGTGATTGATGCTAACTGGGTAACAATTGCGATCGCTGACAATGGAATGGGTATGTCTGAACAAATTCAAAAACAAATTTTCAATCCCTTCTTCACCACCAAGCCCGTTGGTAAAGGAACTGGGATGGGCATGTCAATTAGTTATCAAATCATTACGGAAAAACACGCAGGCAAATTGGAGTGTTACTCCCAACCAGGACAAGGAACAGAGTTTGTCATCACCATTCCCATTTGCCAACCAATCATGGCTTAA